A single genomic interval of Halosegnis longus harbors:
- a CDS encoding PadR family transcriptional regulator, with the protein MTPAPDSSTADETQETEHSERTVEAHEREPGSQEPSLPLGSSDLTQFQCRILSVLTGEPRYGLAIKRELETAYGAAINHSRLYQNLEQLVDSGSITKRALDGRTNEYALTETGHTQLASEIAYLARGFEGGDQ; encoded by the coding sequence ATGACACCAGCTCCAGATTCATCGACAGCCGACGAGACACAGGAGACCGAACACAGCGAGCGTACCGTCGAGGCCCACGAGCGGGAGCCTGGCAGCCAGGAGCCATCACTGCCGCTCGGCTCATCGGACCTGACGCAGTTCCAGTGCCGCATCCTGAGCGTCCTCACCGGGGAGCCACGCTACGGACTCGCCATCAAACGCGAACTCGAGACCGCCTACGGCGCGGCCATCAACCACAGCCGTCTCTATCAGAACCTCGAGCAGCTTGTCGACAGCGGGAGTATCACCAAGCGTGCGCTGGATGGGCGGACGAACGAGTATGCACTCACGGAAACGGGACACACCCAGCTTGCGAGTGAAATCGCATATCTTGCCCGTGGGTTCGAGGGGGGCGACCAATGA
- a CDS encoding DUF4397 domain-containing protein — protein sequence MTKASAAIPAVSSTCISIIDRTASNGNAVFDGVAYGESGYATVPAGDYTLDIRGDTENNDGEVVASYDVSLSGGEVYSAVAVGYLSPDNEPADTNFDLVVSPDTMQSTDGRVSCCCS from the coding sequence ATGACGAAAGCGAGTGCAGCAATCCCAGCTGTTTCAAGCACCTGTATCAGCATCATCGACCGGACCGCAAGCAACGGCAATGCAGTGTTTGACGGCGTGGCATACGGCGAGTCCGGGTACGCGACGGTCCCTGCTGGCGACTACACCCTCGACATTCGTGGCGATACCGAGAACAACGACGGAGAGGTCGTCGCAAGCTACGATGTGAGCCTCAGCGGTGGCGAAGTATACTCGGCAGTCGCTGTTGGCTACCTGTCACCGGATAATGAACCGGCTGACACCAACTTCGACTTGGTCGTCAGCCCAGACACGATGCAATCGACCGACGGACGCGTTTCTTGCTGTTGTTCGTGA